A genome region from Populus alba chromosome 5, ASM523922v2, whole genome shotgun sequence includes the following:
- the LOC118029915 gene encoding uncharacterized protein, translating into MADSPVKRDSRSPSPWREQSRSRSRSWSRPRPRSRSRSRSLPRPRHRSRSRSRGRSRSRDHERTEVVNPGNTLYVTGLSTRVTERDLEEHFSKEGKVASCFLVVEPRTRISRGFAFVTMDNVDDANRCVKYLNQSVLEGRYITVEKSRRKRPRTPTPGHYLGLKNTRDYGSRGDRGGGDRGGDRGRYRGGYGRDDHRRSPRHSPYRGGRDYSPRRSPYGGRSRRDRSRSPYSPRGSR; encoded by the exons ATG GCTGATTCTCCAGTCAAAAG GGATTCACGCTCTCCTTCGCCTTGGAGAGAGCAGTCGAGGTCTAGGTCAAGATCGTGGTCAAGGCCCAGGCCTAGGTCTAgatccagatcaagatcattgCCAAGGCCAAGGCATAGGTCACGGTCACGAAGTCGTGGAAG ATCAAGGTCTAGAGATCATGAAAG GACGGAAGTCGTAAATCCTGGAAATACACTTTATGTGACAGGGCTGTCTACAAGGGTCACAGAAAGGGATCTTGAAGAACATTTCTCAAAGGAGGGAAAG GTTGCTTCTTGTTTTCTTGTTGTGGAGCCCCGGACACGCATTTCTCGTGGGTTTGCTTTTGTTACAATGGACAATGTTGATGATGCCAATCGTTGTGTGAAATATCTCAACCAGTCAGTTCTGGAGGGGCGATATATCACTGTGGAAAAG TCAAGGAGGAAACGGCCAAGAACTCCAACGCCAGGACACTATCTTGGGTTGAAGAATACCAGGGACTATG GCTCTCGTGGTGATCGTGGTGGTGGTGATCGTGGAGGTGATCGTGGTAGGTATCGTGGTGGCTATGGTCGTGATGACCATCGCAGGTCTCCAAGGCACTCTCCTTATCGTGGTGGTCGTGATTATTCTCCCAGGCGCTCTCCCTATGGTGGACGATCACGGAGGGACAGGTCCAGGTCCCCTTATTCTCCTAGAGGCTCTAGGTGA